DNA from Leptospiraceae bacterium:
TTCAACTCTGTAGTCAACACAATATCCAGGTGATCTATCCTACTTTGCCATCTCAAATTTTCCATCTTTTGAGAAGACAAATGAAAAGAAATTATCGAAAACCATTGATTGTGATGACACCGAAATCCTTGCTACGCCATCCAGAAGCTGTGAGTGAAATTTCTGATTTCACAAATGGGAAATTCATCGAAGTCATTGACGAAACTGATCCTGAAATCCAACCCGAAAAAGTAACAAAACTTCTTTTCTGCACTGGAAAAATCTATTACGAACTAAGAGAAGCACGAAGAAAACACCAAAAAAACCATATTGCCATCGTTCGTATAGAGCAACTATATCCCTTCCCTTTTGATCAGATCAAACAAATCTTACAAAAATATTCGAATGTACAAACTTATCATTGGGTTCAAGAAGAACCAAGAAATCAAGGAGCTTGGATTTACGTGGAAAATCACTTAGGAAATCTATGTCCCAAGAAACTAACCTACATTGGAAGGGTAGCCTCTCCAAGCCCTGCTACAGGTTTTTATAAGGTTCACGTAAAAGAACAAGAAAACATAATTAAAGAAGCAATAGAAATTTAGGAGTGAGTATGAGTATCGCAATCAAAGTCCCTCCATTAGGCGAGTCCATCACAGAAGCAACCATTGCTTCATGGTACAAAAACCAAGGTGATTTTGTAAAGCAAGGTGAAATATTAGTATCATTAGAAAGCGACAAAGTTACGATGGAAGTTCCAAGTCCATCAAATGGAATTCTCATGCAAATTCTCAAGAAAGCAGGAGAAAACGTCAAAATCGATGAGACAATTGCCATCTTGGAAGAAAAACAATCATCTACAATCGAACAACCAAAAAAAGAATCACCAACACCATCTCAAGTAGAGCCTACAAAAAATGACACTCTACCACCTTCAGTCCAACGTTTAGTTGCTGAACAAAAGCTCAACATCGAAGAAATTGAAGGCACGGGGAAAAGAGGTCAAATCACAAAAGAAGATGTAATCAAACACTTAGAGAAGCAAAATAATCAAAAAATGCAACCCAAAGAAGAACCCATCCCCGTTAGTGTCTCCAACGTCTCCAACGTAATGAAAGAAGTACCAACTCTAAAACAAAAAAGAGAATTACGAGAAGAAGTCGTTCCCATGAGTAGGCTTCGCCAGAAGATTGCCGAGCGTTTGGTGCAAGCCCAACATACCGCAGCTATCTTAACCACTTTCAATGAAGCCGACATGTCAAAAATCATGGAATATCGACAAAAATATAATGAACTCTTCCAAAAAAAATACGGAATCAAGCTTGGAATCATGTCGTTTTTTGTTAAGGCTTGTGTTACTGCTCTAAAGGAATTTCCTGCTGTCAATGCCGAGATACGTGATAACAACATTGTCTATAAATATTATTACGATATTGGTGTTGCGGTCGGTGGTCCGAGGGGTTTGGTAGTTCCTGTAGTTCGAAACGCTGATCAACTCAGTTTTGCCGAGATTGAGATGGAAATTGCTCGATTGGCTAATCGTGTTCGGGAAGGAATCATCACCCTCGAAGAACTCGCAGGAGGAACATTTACTATTTCCAATGGTGGGATTTATGGTTCGATGATGTCGACTCCCATCCTTAATCCACCTCAAGTGGGAATTTTAGGAATGCACAACATCATAAAGCGTCCTGTTGTTGTTGATGATCAAATCGTTATACGACCCATGATGTATTTAGCCTTATCCTATGATCATCGTATCATCGATGGAAAAGAAGCCGTTAGCTTTTTAGTCAGAGTAAAAGAATGCGTTGAAAACCCTGAAAGAATGCTATTCGAAATCTAACCTT
Protein-coding regions in this window:
- the odhB gene encoding 2-oxoglutarate dehydrogenase complex dihydrolipoyllysine-residue succinyltransferase, which translates into the protein MSIAIKVPPLGESITEATIASWYKNQGDFVKQGEILVSLESDKVTMEVPSPSNGILMQILKKAGENVKIDETIAILEEKQSSTIEQPKKESPTPSQVEPTKNDTLPPSVQRLVAEQKLNIEEIEGTGKRGQITKEDVIKHLEKQNNQKMQPKEEPIPVSVSNVSNVMKEVPTLKQKRELREEVVPMSRLRQKIAERLVQAQHTAAILTTFNEADMSKIMEYRQKYNELFQKKYGIKLGIMSFFVKACVTALKEFPAVNAEIRDNNIVYKYYYDIGVAVGGPRGLVVPVVRNADQLSFAEIEMEIARLANRVREGIITLEELAGGTFTISNGGIYGSMMSTPILNPPQVGILGMHNIIKRPVVVDDQIVIRPMMYLALSYDHRIIDGKEAVSFLVRVKECVENPERMLFEI